The following proteins are co-located in the Zonotrichia albicollis isolate bZonAlb1 chromosome 1, bZonAlb1.hap1, whole genome shotgun sequence genome:
- the LOC102071745 gene encoding protein brambleberry yields MWEVLPTLLAPQVPPPAGIHGTPSVPIMLLQSSWAVLLLCATAGFWGWLGLAAPPEKEELWETWMRSALDEIPAAQLVQDITHRMGNGSSRGAAELQGGHQVVPSNLHQEQERPQDVHPQPESILVLQEVMEKLQRVNQSLELMLTALENAQSRLEKHLEHLKAIPDLDGQSQSVISSCIPHSSYFTLLVLPLVPASFQATFLLLFLASSALGIPAISTLLVLAAAGHWLLASGCRGAGRIRTGVPREKARFRLTSTPERECDMELLQEELDRMEMSCLQNERRPQEPSHPEQPQEVARDIPKFTGQVSPDPDGQRTTPSSCGVTPELVMDAGKLLEPKACSPRANTSPCQGLTRAGQRCRKKAIPGLEFCHIHTTSSSSAMDSSPRF; encoded by the exons ATGTGGGAGGTGCTTCCCACTCTCCTGGCCCCACAGGTTCCCCCACCCGCCGGCATCCACGG GACCCCCTCCGTTCCCATCATGCTGCTccagagctcctgggctgtgctgctcctctgcgccactgctgggttttgggggtggCTGGGCCTCGCTGCCCCCCCAGAGAAG GAGGAGCTCTGGGAGACCTGGATGAGGTCAGCTCTGGATGAGATCCCCGCGGCGCAGCTCGTGCAGGACATCACCCACCGGATGG GGAATGGGAGCAGCcgtggggctgcagagctccagggagGACACCAGGTTGTCCCATCCAACCTCCATCAGGAGCAGGAAAGACCTCAGGATGTTCATCCCCAACCAG AGAGCATCCTGGTCCTTCAGGAGgtgatggagaagctgcagagggTCAACCAGAGCCTGGAGCTGATGCTGACAGCCTTGGAAAATGCACAAAGCCGGCTGGAAAAGCACCTGGAACACCTCAAAGCCATCCCTGACCTGGATG GTCAGAGCCAAAGTGTCATCTCCTCCTGCATCCCACACAGCTCATACTTCACGCTCCTGGTTCTCCCACTAGTGCCAGCATCATTCCAGGCCacctttctcctcctcttcctcgctTCCAGCGCCCTCGGCATCCCAGCAATCTCCACTCTTCTggtcctggctgcagcag GGCATTGGCTGCTGGCATCCGGCTGCCGTGGTGCCGGAAGGATCCGGACAGGGGTTCCCCGGGAAAAGGCTCGGTTCCGGCTCACCTCCACCCCAGAGAG GGAATGCGATATGGAGCTGCTGCAAGAGGAGTTGGACAGGATGGAGATGAGCTGCCTGCAGAATGAGAGGCGCCCACAAG AGCCTTCACACccggagcagccccaggaggtGGCCAGGGACATTCCCAAATTCACAGGGCAGGTGTCACCTGACCCTGATGGCCAGAGGACAACACCGAGCTCGTGTGGG GTGACACCAGAGCTGGTCATGGATGCTGGGAAGCTCCTGGAGCCCAAAGCCTGCAGCCCAAGGGCCAACAC GTCcccgtgccagggcctcaccagggctgggcagcgGTGCCGGAAGAAAGCGATTCCCGGGCTGGAATTCTGCCACATCCACACCACCAGCAGTAGCTCGGCCATGGATTCATCCCCCCGTTTTTGA